The Methylomarinum vadi genome has a window encoding:
- a CDS encoding ANTAR domain-containing response regulator: MPKKILVIDDDIAHSKRLLSELRQNSYSVTHYANKCGNIFTYTYQTQPDLVLLDRSFPQFVDLTAYLNQHNLPFIFISNSDENDPIASIYRHGALGLLLKPINTQQLIIEIETALHWHWEKMQLNRRTENIDITIANNRKISTAIGIIMERYKIKGHDAFEILRSTARNKQYRIIDIAEKIIAAHEQSLSGDESKLIADIKTSPKQSKRYLGQIQHEIQMLIA; this comes from the coding sequence ATGCCGAAAAAAATTCTGGTCATTGATGACGACATCGCTCACAGCAAACGCTTGTTATCGGAACTTCGCCAGAATTCCTATTCGGTCACTCATTACGCCAATAAGTGCGGCAATATCTTTACCTACACTTATCAAACCCAACCCGACCTTGTTCTACTGGATCGCTCATTCCCCCAGTTTGTTGATCTTACTGCTTATTTAAATCAGCATAATCTGCCATTCATATTTATCAGTAACAGCGATGAAAATGACCCGATAGCCTCCATATACCGACATGGCGCATTAGGGCTGTTGCTAAAACCAATCAATACTCAACAATTGATCATTGAAATCGAAACGGCCTTGCATTGGCATTGGGAAAAGATGCAGTTGAACCGGCGTACGGAAAATATCGATATCACAATCGCCAACAACCGTAAAATCAGCACGGCGATAGGCATTATCATGGAACGCTATAAAATCAAAGGACATGACGCGTTCGAGATATTGCGCAGTACTGCGCGGAACAAACAGTACCGGATTATCGATATCGCCGAAAAAATCATCGCCGCCCACGAACAGTCTTTATCCGGCGATGAAAGCAAGCTAATAGCCGATATTAAAACGAGCCCCAAACAGAGCAAACGCTATTTGGGGCAGATTCAACACGAGATCCAAATGCTGATCGCTTAG
- a CDS encoding HesB/IscA family protein: protein MTITVTENAARQIQKQLDKRGSGVGLKLGVKQAGCSGYAYVLDYADRIEEDETVFEQFGVKLVVDNKDLAILNGIELDYAREGINEAFKFNNPNVTATCGCGESFSV, encoded by the coding sequence ATGACTATTACAGTGACAGAAAATGCGGCCAGGCAAATTCAAAAGCAATTGGATAAACGCGGCTCCGGAGTCGGGCTCAAATTAGGCGTTAAGCAAGCCGGCTGCTCCGGCTATGCCTATGTGCTGGATTATGCCGATCGCATAGAAGAGGATGAGACGGTATTCGAGCAATTTGGCGTCAAGTTGGTCGTCGATAATAAGGATTTGGCCATTCTGAATGGAATCGAATTAGATTATGCGAGGGAAGGCATTAATGAAGCATTCAAATTCAACAATCCCAATGTAACCGCAACCTGCGGTTGCGGCGAAAGCTTTTCGGTCTAA
- a CDS encoding cysteine desulfurase family protein, translated as MIYFDHNATTPIDERVVEVMQPFLHSFYGNPSSLYRLGRLSRSAVETAREQVAALLGTQPSRVVFTSGGTEANNLAVNSIDDSSSVAVSAIEHPSMLEPLFHRRSSYRKFSLIEVDENGRVIPEAIDGLNLNQGDFVSIMLANNETGVIQDIAGLVEKLRRRRVVFHTDAVQAIGKVPVSFDQLGVDMMSVSGHKIYGPKGVGALVFTKGSEPKPMLLGGGQEHGWRAGTENVAAIVGFGKAAELAASELDERRRRIESLRDKLEQALAELAGVTVFSKNAERLPNTLQISIPGVDGEMLLMRMDQHNIAVSSGSACASGAGEPSPVLTAMGVDSVVAKGAIRISLGKDNTEQDIDKMISVINKLLVL; from the coding sequence ATGATCTATTTCGATCATAACGCCACCACGCCTATCGATGAGCGGGTGGTCGAAGTGATGCAGCCTTTTCTGCACTCTTTCTATGGCAATCCGTCGAGTCTTTATCGTTTGGGTAGACTGTCCAGAAGCGCCGTGGAAACGGCCCGAGAGCAGGTCGCGGCGTTGCTCGGGACGCAACCGTCCCGGGTCGTCTTTACCAGTGGCGGCACCGAGGCAAACAATCTTGCCGTCAATAGTATCGACGATTCGTCCTCGGTTGCTGTTTCGGCGATCGAGCACCCGTCCATGCTCGAGCCCCTGTTTCACAGGCGCTCCAGCTATCGTAAGTTCAGTTTGATCGAAGTCGACGAAAACGGACGAGTCATACCCGAGGCGATCGATGGCTTGAATTTGAATCAGGGCGATTTTGTCTCCATCATGCTGGCCAATAACGAAACCGGTGTGATCCAGGACATTGCCGGCCTGGTTGAAAAGCTGCGAAGAAGACGGGTCGTCTTTCATACCGATGCGGTTCAAGCAATCGGTAAGGTACCGGTTTCCTTCGACCAATTGGGCGTCGATATGATGTCGGTGTCGGGGCACAAAATTTATGGCCCTAAAGGCGTCGGTGCGTTGGTATTCACCAAGGGCTCCGAGCCTAAGCCGATGTTGCTCGGCGGCGGGCAGGAGCATGGCTGGCGGGCCGGCACGGAGAATGTTGCCGCTATTGTCGGTTTCGGCAAGGCGGCCGAGTTGGCGGCCAGTGAGTTGGATGAACGCCGGCGACGGATTGAATCATTACGCGATAAATTGGAGCAAGCGTTAGCGGAGCTCGCGGGCGTCACGGTTTTCTCCAAGAACGCCGAGCGCTTGCCCAATACGTTGCAGATATCGATACCCGGCGTCGATGGCGAGATGTTATTGATGCGGATGGACCAACATAATATTGCCGTGTCGAGCGGCTCGGCCTGCGCCTCGGGAGCGGGAGAGCCCAGCCCGGTGTTGACGGCGATGGGAGTTGACTCGGTCGTCGCGAAAGGAGCCATTCGCATTAGCTTGGGAAAGGATAATACCGAGCAAGATATCGATAAAATGATCTCGGTGATTAACAAATTATTGGTTCTATAG
- the iscR gene encoding Fe-S cluster assembly transcriptional regulator IscR: MRLTTKGRYAVTAMLDLAFHSQTRPVTLTDIATRQTISLSYLEQLFARLRKAGMVKGVRGPGGGYKLSRDADDINIAEIIVAVDEQVDSTKCGGKGNCQNNQHCLTHDLWMGLSDQIRDYLSGISLGSLLERELVNEVAKRQDKDLEQVIEISNRTEKMTA, from the coding sequence GTGCGATTAACAACAAAAGGGCGTTATGCCGTTACCGCGATGCTGGATCTGGCGTTTCACAGTCAAACCAGACCAGTGACATTAACCGATATTGCGACTAGACAAACGATCTCTTTATCCTATCTTGAGCAATTGTTTGCCCGCTTACGCAAGGCTGGCATGGTCAAGGGGGTGCGCGGCCCGGGTGGAGGCTATAAATTGAGTCGTGATGCGGATGATATCAATATTGCCGAAATTATCGTGGCCGTCGACGAGCAAGTCGATTCGACTAAATGCGGCGGCAAGGGCAATTGCCAGAACAATCAGCATTGCTTGACCCATGATCTTTGGATGGGTTTGAGTGACCAGATTCGTGATTATTTATCGGGCATCAGCCTGGGTTCTTTGCTGGAAAGAGAGCTCGTTAACGAAGTCGCCAAACGCCAGGATAAGGATTTGGAACAGGTTATCGAGATTTCGAATAGAACGGAAAAAATGACCGCTTGA
- the cysE gene encoding serine O-acetyltransferase: MFKRIQEEINCVFDRDPAAQSVFEVITAYPGFHAMIIHRLSHYFWQSGYRWLGRFSSHIGRWLTGIEIHPGATIGRRFFIDHGMGVVIGETAVIGDDCTLYHGVTLGGTSWNKGKRHPTLRNGVVIGAGAKVLGPIEIGEGARVGSNSVVVKPVPAGATVVGIPAHIIDRKSKQKAANRDAIAQKMGFDAYGATADMPDPIANAINHMLDHIHAMDKQLESLKQVLNEAGIEFKNQAIPELNHCEIKDNE; this comes from the coding sequence ATGTTTAAGCGAATTCAAGAAGAAATAAACTGCGTTTTCGATCGCGACCCCGCCGCGCAGTCGGTGTTCGAAGTGATCACCGCCTATCCGGGCTTTCATGCCATGATCATTCACCGGCTTAGCCATTATTTCTGGCAAAGCGGTTATCGTTGGTTGGGGCGATTCAGTTCCCATATCGGCCGGTGGCTGACCGGCATAGAGATTCATCCCGGCGCGACGATCGGCCGACGTTTCTTCATCGATCACGGCATGGGCGTGGTAATAGGGGAAACCGCCGTGATCGGCGATGACTGTACCTTATATCATGGCGTGACCCTGGGCGGCACCAGCTGGAATAAGGGCAAGCGACATCCGACGTTGCGCAATGGCGTCGTGATCGGCGCCGGCGCAAAAGTATTGGGGCCGATCGAAATAGGCGAGGGCGCCCGGGTCGGGTCCAATTCGGTCGTGGTCAAACCTGTTCCAGCCGGCGCGACGGTGGTGGGTATTCCCGCGCATATTATCGACCGTAAATCCAAGCAAAAAGCCGCTAACCGCGATGCCATCGCCCAGAAAATGGGTTTCGATGCTTACGGAGCGACCGCCGACATGCCCGATCCGATTGCCAACGCGATCAATCATATGCTCGATCATATCCATGCCATGGATAAACAATTAGAAAGTCTGAAACAAGTGCTGAATGAAGCTGGAATCGAATTTAAAAATCAGGCCATTCCTGAATTAAATCATTGTGAAATAAAGGATAATGAGTAA
- a CDS encoding RNA methyltransferase, giving the protein MLSHFKIVLVETTNPGNIGAAARAMKNMRLSHLCLVAPKVFPSADATARAAGANDILSSVEICDTLEQAIADCQIVVGASARDRTISWPELTVRECAEKFVAPEYRAARIAIVFGRESSGLKNHELDLCQYLLRIPCNPEFSSLNVAAAVQVVCYELFIASGFTHERKIGDKGADPLATVEQMEAFYRHLYQTMDDIGFLHPDKSKSIMRRLRRIFNRAHLDVKELDILRGILRFSQNHNAK; this is encoded by the coding sequence TTGTTGTCGCATTTTAAAATTGTGTTGGTCGAGACGACTAATCCCGGCAATATCGGCGCCGCAGCCCGGGCGATGAAGAATATGAGGCTGAGCCATCTTTGCTTGGTTGCGCCGAAGGTTTTTCCCAGTGCCGATGCGACCGCCCGCGCCGCTGGGGCCAACGATATTCTGAGTTCAGTGGAGATATGCGATACGCTGGAGCAAGCGATTGCCGATTGCCAGATCGTAGTCGGAGCGAGCGCCCGGGATCGCACGATCAGTTGGCCGGAGCTGACGGTCAGGGAGTGCGCGGAAAAATTCGTCGCGCCGGAATACCGCGCGGCGCGTATCGCCATCGTGTTCGGACGGGAAAGCTCCGGGTTGAAGAATCACGAGCTGGACTTGTGCCAGTATTTGTTGCGCATACCCTGTAACCCTGAGTTCAGTTCCCTTAATGTGGCGGCCGCGGTGCAAGTCGTATGCTATGAATTGTTCATCGCCAGCGGATTTACCCATGAAAGGAAAATCGGCGATAAAGGCGCGGATCCTTTGGCGACCGTTGAACAAATGGAAGCGTTTTACCGCCATTTATATCAAACCATGGACGATATCGGCTTTCTGCACCCGGATAAATCCAAATCCATCATGCGGCGGTTGCGGCGAATTTTTAACCGCGCCCATTTGGATGTCAAAGAGTTGGATATACTGCGAGGAATACTCCGCTTTTCACAAAATCATAATGCCAAATAG
- a CDS encoding inositol monophosphatase family protein → MHPMLNIAVRAARNAGDLIQRSADNIDRLTINQKSKYDYASEVDYQAEREIIRVIRNAYPEHAILAEESGEHEGNDYVWVIDPLDGTTNFLHGFPQYSVSIALKVKGKIELGVIYDPGRDELFTAERGGGAMLNNRRIRVARQASLQGALLGTGFPFRSEEHLDDYLAMFRSLCAATSGIRRPGSAALDLAYVAAGRLDGFWEIGLKEWDMAAGVLLIQEAGGVVTDFSFNSHYLQSGNIIAGNPKMHQLIYQHIEPHVTDKLK, encoded by the coding sequence ATGCATCCAATGCTCAACATTGCCGTCCGTGCGGCAAGAAATGCCGGCGACTTGATCCAACGTTCGGCCGATAACATCGACCGCTTGACCATCAACCAAAAGAGTAAATACGACTACGCTTCCGAGGTCGATTATCAGGCGGAACGCGAAATCATTAGAGTCATCCGCAATGCCTATCCCGAACACGCCATTCTGGCCGAGGAAAGCGGCGAACACGAAGGAAATGATTATGTCTGGGTGATAGACCCATTGGACGGCACAACCAACTTCCTGCACGGCTTTCCGCAATATTCCGTTTCGATCGCACTGAAAGTCAAGGGAAAAATAGAGCTGGGTGTGATCTACGACCCCGGCAGGGATGAATTGTTTACTGCCGAACGGGGTGGGGGCGCCATGCTCAATAACCGCCGCATTCGCGTGGCTCGCCAGGCCAGTCTGCAAGGCGCATTGCTGGGCACCGGTTTTCCCTTCAGGAGCGAAGAACACCTGGACGACTACCTGGCGATGTTTCGGTCACTATGCGCAGCAACGTCTGGCATCAGGCGCCCCGGCTCCGCGGCACTCGATCTGGCTTATGTGGCCGCCGGAAGACTGGACGGTTTTTGGGAAATCGGCCTAAAGGAGTGGGACATGGCTGCCGGCGTGTTGCTGATCCAGGAAGCGGGCGGCGTCGTCACCGATTTTTCCTTTAACTCCCACTACCTGCAATCCGGCAACATCATCGCCGGCAACCCGAAAATGCATCAATTGATCTACCAGCACATCGAGCCGCATGTGACGGATAAGTTGAAGTAA
- the tpx gene encoding thiol peroxidase, whose product MATITFQGKPIHTSGELPAVGSQAPDFKLVSNKLKEVSLRNYAGKKKVLNIVPSLDTPTCQMSARKFNEKAASLDNTVVLAISADLPFAQNRFCEAEGIKDVIPLSTFRSSFAKDYGVELIDSILAGLTARAVVVLDRDDQVVYTELVGEVADEPNYEEALNAVREI is encoded by the coding sequence ATGGCGACAATAACATTCCAAGGTAAACCCATTCATACCAGCGGCGAATTACCTGCGGTCGGCAGTCAGGCGCCGGATTTCAAGCTGGTCAGCAATAAATTAAAAGAAGTTTCGTTGCGGAACTATGCCGGCAAGAAGAAAGTGTTGAATATCGTTCCGAGCCTGGATACGCCGACCTGTCAGATGTCGGCCCGAAAATTCAACGAGAAGGCCGCCAGCCTTGACAATACCGTTGTGTTGGCGATCTCGGCCGACTTGCCCTTTGCCCAGAACCGTTTTTGCGAGGCGGAAGGCATCAAGGATGTCATTCCTCTATCGACCTTTCGTTCCAGTTTCGCCAAGGATTATGGCGTTGAGCTGATCGATAGCATTCTGGCTGGTTTGACCGCACGTGCGGTGGTGGTGTTGGATCGGGACGATCAAGTCGTGTATACCGAATTGGTCGGCGAGGTCGCCGATGAGCCGAATTACGAAGAGGCTTTGAATGCGGTACGAGAGATATAA
- the der gene encoding ribosome biogenesis GTPase Der gives MLPVIALVGRPNVGKSTLFNYLTRSREALVADYPGLTRDRQYGRVKRGGRDCLVVDTGGIVDDSEGIDSFARKQVEIALQEADIVFFLVDARAGINAADEIIAETLRKLNKPVVLVANKIDGINADLAAADFYALALGEPVQIAASHGRGVKELLARIDEILPPSAEEAEEEEQGIGIAIVGRPNVGKSTLVNRLLGEERVVVFDEAGTTRDSIYIPFERNNQKFTLIDTAGMRRKSRVSLAIEKFSIIKSLQAIEKANVVIYLIDAREGVTEQDAHLLGLVLEAGRALIIGLNKWDGIPAEQKDIVKKQIEIKLPFLDFAEKHPISALHGSGVGKLFDVVHDLYDAAMIDMSTPVLTRILNEAMAAHQPPLVRGRRIKLKYAHQGGRNPPVVVIHGVQTDALPGSYKRYLMNYFREQLGLKGTPVRLVFKSPENPFQGQKNKLTERQLKKRKRLVQFKKRKK, from the coding sequence ATGTTACCTGTAATCGCTTTGGTGGGCCGGCCTAATGTCGGCAAATCCACGTTGTTCAATTATCTGACTCGTAGCCGCGAGGCGCTGGTCGCCGATTATCCGGGGTTAACCCGCGACAGGCAATATGGCCGCGTCAAGCGGGGAGGGCGTGATTGCCTGGTGGTCGATACCGGCGGAATCGTCGATGATAGCGAAGGCATAGACAGTTTCGCTCGCAAGCAGGTGGAGATCGCTTTGCAGGAAGCCGATATCGTGTTTTTTCTGGTCGATGCCCGCGCCGGTATCAATGCCGCCGACGAGATTATCGCCGAAACCCTGCGCAAGCTGAACAAGCCGGTGGTATTGGTGGCGAACAAGATTGACGGTATCAATGCCGATCTGGCGGCCGCCGATTTCTACGCCTTGGCCTTGGGCGAGCCGGTGCAGATCGCCGCGTCGCATGGTCGCGGTGTAAAAGAGTTGTTGGCTCGTATCGACGAGATATTGCCGCCTTCTGCGGAGGAAGCGGAAGAAGAGGAACAGGGCATCGGCATCGCGATCGTCGGCCGTCCTAATGTCGGCAAGTCCACGCTGGTCAATCGACTGTTGGGCGAAGAAAGAGTGGTCGTGTTCGACGAGGCAGGCACTACTCGTGATAGTATTTATATTCCGTTCGAACGCAACAATCAGAAATTCACCTTGATCGATACCGCGGGCATGCGCAGGAAGTCGCGGGTCTCGCTGGCGATCGAAAAATTCAGTATCATCAAGTCGCTGCAAGCCATTGAAAAGGCCAATGTCGTCATTTATCTGATCGATGCGCGCGAAGGGGTGACCGAACAGGATGCGCATTTGCTTGGTTTGGTACTCGAGGCCGGGCGGGCCCTGATCATCGGCTTGAATAAATGGGACGGTATCCCGGCGGAGCAAAAAGACATCGTCAAAAAGCAAATCGAGATCAAACTGCCGTTTCTGGATTTCGCCGAAAAACATCCGATTTCCGCGTTGCACGGCAGCGGGGTCGGCAAGTTGTTCGATGTCGTGCATGATTTGTACGATGCGGCGATGATAGACATGTCGACGCCGGTATTGACCCGCATTCTTAACGAGGCCATGGCGGCCCATCAGCCGCCACTGGTGCGTGGTCGCAGGATCAAGCTGAAATACGCCCACCAGGGCGGCCGTAATCCGCCAGTCGTCGTGATTCATGGCGTACAGACGGATGCTCTGCCGGGGTCCTATAAACGTTACTTGATGAATTATTTCCGGGAACAATTGGGATTGAAGGGTACGCCGGTGCGGTTGGTGTTCAAGTCGCCGGAAAATCCGTTCCAGGGGCAAAAAAACAAATTGACCGAACGCCAGCTGAAAAAACGCAAGCGCTTGGTTCAGTTCAAGAAAAGAAAGAAATGA
- the bamB gene encoding outer membrane protein assembly factor BamB: MLKNHASDKVFPFLLGLLLSFLQGCAAVDAGKELMSGATSYFLGGEDNTEPPAVLLEYEPEIEIERLWRETTGDGAEEQFLKLVLSVSYGKVLSADHNGLILARNVESGDIVWETETDFAFSAGPGSGIETVIMGTSDAEVIAFDIDSGEQKWASQVSSEVLAVPLVAKGKVIVRTIDGKVVALDEKDGAQLWEFERNVPALSIRGTSSPIIVEDNVIAGYANGKILALRLSDGKNIWETSIAIPSGRSEVERLVDLDVDPVETDGVIYISSYQSGTSAVLEIDGDVLWRNEDVSSYSGIGYDWRYLYVTDSSSEVWQLDQRNGAALWKQDELRFRKLTAPVAYDGYVVVGDLEGYVHWLSASDGRQLGRIHVTEAAIEAKPVVVDNTVFIYAKDGTLAAYKIKRK; encoded by the coding sequence ATGCTTAAAAATCACGCTTCCGATAAAGTTTTTCCGTTTCTGCTGGGGTTGTTGTTGTCGTTTTTGCAAGGCTGTGCCGCGGTCGATGCCGGCAAGGAATTGATGAGCGGCGCCACCAGTTATTTTCTTGGTGGTGAGGATAATACCGAGCCGCCCGCCGTATTATTGGAATATGAGCCGGAAATCGAAATAGAACGGTTATGGCGGGAAACGACCGGCGACGGCGCGGAAGAACAATTCCTCAAGCTGGTGCTTTCGGTCAGTTATGGCAAGGTGTTGAGCGCCGACCATAATGGCCTGATCCTGGCTCGAAATGTCGAGAGCGGCGATATCGTTTGGGAAACGGAAACCGACTTTGCTTTTTCCGCGGGACCCGGCAGCGGGATCGAGACGGTGATCATGGGCACCAGCGATGCGGAGGTGATCGCTTTCGATATCGACAGCGGCGAACAAAAATGGGCTAGTCAGGTATCCAGTGAAGTGTTGGCGGTTCCGCTGGTTGCCAAGGGCAAGGTCATCGTGCGTACCATCGACGGCAAGGTTGTCGCGTTGGATGAAAAAGACGGCGCTCAGCTGTGGGAATTCGAACGGAATGTGCCGGCGCTAAGTATTCGCGGTACCAGTTCGCCGATCATAGTCGAGGATAATGTCATCGCGGGTTATGCCAACGGTAAAATCTTGGCATTGCGACTCAGCGACGGCAAGAATATCTGGGAGACCAGTATTGCGATACCCAGCGGGCGTTCCGAGGTGGAACGTTTGGTCGACTTGGATGTCGATCCGGTGGAAACGGATGGCGTCATCTATATTTCCAGCTACCAGAGCGGTACCTCGGCCGTACTGGAAATCGATGGTGATGTGCTCTGGCGCAACGAGGATGTCTCTTCCTATTCGGGTATCGGCTATGATTGGCGTTATCTGTATGTGACCGATAGCAGCAGCGAAGTCTGGCAATTGGATCAGCGCAACGGTGCCGCCTTGTGGAAACAGGACGAGTTGCGTTTCCGCAAACTGACGGCACCGGTCGCCTATGATGGTTATGTCGTCGTCGGTGATTTGGAAGGCTATGTGCATTGGTTGTCGGCGAGCGACGGCCGGCAGCTAGGGCGCATACATGTGACCGAGGCGGCAATCGAAGCCAAACCGGTGGTGGTCGATAATACCGTATTTATCTATGCAAAAGACGGCACCTTGGCCGCCTATAAGATCAAACGCAAATAA
- a CDS encoding YfgM family protein — protein MEIYETEEQQVEALKRWWKENGTSTIVGLIAAIVLVGGWNFWRSYQQDQQNQASALYEQLLTDMEQSKYKDVEKISERLMDQYGSSAYSAYAQLMLAKSKVQQGDLDGSKAVLQQLLQNAGSDEIKNVARIRLVRLMLATGDYETGLQLIAEVDPSSAEGFSGTYDELTGDLYVALGRLGEARTAYQNALRSGQQSPLLQFKLDDITAPELVTPPATE, from the coding sequence GTGGAAATTTACGAAACAGAAGAACAGCAGGTCGAGGCCTTAAAGCGTTGGTGGAAGGAAAACGGTACGTCGACGATTGTGGGATTGATTGCGGCGATCGTTCTGGTGGGGGGCTGGAATTTTTGGCGCAGTTACCAACAAGACCAGCAAAATCAAGCATCGGCATTATATGAGCAATTGCTAACGGATATGGAGCAATCCAAGTATAAGGACGTGGAAAAAATTTCCGAGCGGTTGATGGATCAATACGGTTCCAGTGCCTATAGCGCTTACGCCCAATTGATGCTGGCCAAAAGCAAGGTCCAGCAAGGCGATCTGGACGGAAGTAAAGCGGTTTTACAGCAATTATTGCAAAATGCCGGCAGTGATGAGATTAAAAACGTGGCGCGTATTCGCTTGGTCAGGTTGATGTTGGCGACGGGCGACTACGAAACGGGCCTGCAATTAATCGCGGAAGTCGATCCCTCTTCGGCGGAAGGTTTTAGCGGTACTTATGACGAGCTGACAGGAGACTTGTATGTGGCGTTAGGACGTCTAGGGGAAGCCCGTACCGCTTATCAAAACGCCTTGCGTTCGGGCCAGCAATCGCCGCTATTGCAGTTCAAGCTGGATGATATTACCGCGCCGGAACTCGTTACGCCCCCCGCGACCGAATAA
- the hisS gene encoding histidine--tRNA ligase — MAKKQQAIQAIRGMHDILPEQSPRWHKVETTIKAVLDSYGYREIRLPIVEKTELFKRSIGEVTDIVEKEMYTFDDRNGDSLTLRPEGTAGCLRACLEHGLLHNQVHRLWYCGPMFRHERPQKGRYRQFYQLGVETYGMAGPDVDAEIILLSDRLWRRLGIRGNVELQLNSLGTIEERAAYRDKLIDYFKRHLDLLDEDSLRRLETNPLRILDSKNPDMKGVIAGAPELMDYLGEESRNHFNELRAMLDDLGIAYVLNSRLVRGLDYYGKTVFEWVTDELGAQGTICAGGRYDGLIEQLGGKKNFAIGFALGMERLLALVEMQDDFQVEPTVDVFMIRVGSEAEKAGMRIAEQLRSELPKLKLLVNCGGGSFKSQFKKADKSGAEYAVIIGDDEVSQGVVSLKPLRSDREQRNMPVSELIQVLSEWLAC, encoded by the coding sequence ATGGCAAAAAAACAGCAGGCAATACAAGCTATCCGGGGCATGCACGATATTCTCCCGGAACAATCTCCGCGTTGGCATAAGGTCGAGACGACTATCAAAGCAGTTCTCGACAGTTATGGTTACCGGGAAATACGCCTGCCGATCGTCGAGAAAACGGAGTTATTCAAACGCTCGATCGGTGAGGTTACCGATATTGTCGAAAAGGAGATGTATACCTTCGATGATCGCAATGGCGACTCCTTGACGCTTAGACCGGAAGGGACCGCTGGTTGCTTGCGCGCCTGTTTGGAACATGGCTTGTTGCATAACCAGGTCCATCGTTTATGGTATTGCGGCCCTATGTTCAGGCACGAGCGCCCGCAGAAGGGACGTTATCGCCAGTTTTACCAATTGGGTGTCGAAACCTACGGCATGGCGGGGCCCGATGTCGATGCGGAAATCATTTTGTTGAGCGATCGCCTGTGGAGAAGGCTAGGGATTCGCGGCAACGTCGAATTGCAATTGAATTCGCTGGGTACGATCGAAGAGCGAGCCGCCTACCGGGATAAATTGATCGACTATTTCAAGAGACATCTGGATTTATTGGATGAGGACAGCTTACGCCGATTAGAGACCAATCCGCTCCGCATTCTCGACAGCAAAAATCCGGATATGAAGGGAGTGATCGCCGGCGCTCCTGAATTGATGGATTATCTCGGTGAGGAAAGCCGTAATCATTTCAATGAATTGCGTGCCATGCTCGACGATTTGGGAATAGCCTATGTGTTGAATTCCCGGTTGGTGCGAGGATTGGATTACTATGGCAAGACCGTGTTCGAATGGGTGACCGACGAACTCGGCGCGCAAGGCACGATTTGCGCGGGCGGCCGCTACGACGGCTTGATCGAGCAGCTGGGCGGGAAAAAGAATTTCGCCATCGGTTTTGCCCTCGGCATGGAAAGATTGTTGGCATTGGTGGAAATGCAGGACGATTTTCAGGTCGAACCGACCGTGGACGTTTTTATGATACGGGTGGGTAGCGAGGCGGAGAAAGCCGGCATGCGTATTGCCGAACAACTCAGATCCGAGTTGCCCAAGTTGAAATTGCTGGTCAATTGTGGCGGCGGAAGTTTCAAGAGCCAGTTCAAAAAGGCGGACAAAAGTGGCGCCGAATATGCCGTCATCATCGGTGACGACGAGGTTAGCCAGGGGGTAGTCAGTTTGAAACCTCTGCGTAGCGATCGGGAACAGAGAAACATGCCTGTGTCGGAACTGATACAAGTGCTGAGTGAATGGTTGGCCTGTTGA